Proteins from one Drosophila gunungcola strain Sukarami chromosome 3R, Dgunungcola_SK_2, whole genome shotgun sequence genomic window:
- the LOC128252869 gene encoding beta carbonic anhydrase 1, whose product MERILRGIMRYRNTTREQMVKEFQKVRDNPEPKAVFFTCMDSRMIPTRYTDTHVGDMFVVRNAGNLIPHAQHFQDEYFSCEPAALELGCVVNDIRHIIVCGHSDCKAMNLLYQLRDPEFASKLNRRLSPLRSWLCTHANTSLERFQEWLDAGMKHPLVFSSETPLRRFVAYIDEEQKFAVEDKLSQINTLQQMSNIASYGFLKARLESHDLHIHALWFDIYTGDIYYFSRGAKRFMPVDEDTVDRLSEEVRRFYS is encoded by the exons ATGGAGCGTATTTTGAGGGGAATTATGAGGTACAGGAATACCACACGTGAGCAAATGGTCAAAGAATTCCAGAAAGTGCGCGATAATCCAGAG CCGAAGGCTGTTTTCTTCACCTGCATGGACAGTAGAATGATTCCCACCCGGTACACGGACACCCATGTGGGTGATATGTTTGTGG TGCGTAATGCTGGCAATCTGATACCGCATGCCCAGCACTTCCAGGATGAGTATTTCAGTTGCGAGCCGGCGGCCTTGGAACTGGGATGTGTGGTGAACGACATACGGCACATAATCGTTTGTGGACACAGCGATTGCAAGGCCATGAATCTGCTTTATCAACTAAGGGATCCCGAGTTCGCCTCCAAG CTGAACCGCCGTCTCTCACCTCTGAGATCCTGGCTGTGCACCCATGCCAACACTAGTTTAGAGAGGTTCCAGGAGTGGCTTGATGCAGGCATGAAGCATCCCCTGGTCTTCTCTTCCGAGACACCTTTGCGTCGCTTTGTGGCCTACATAGATGAGGAACAGAAGTTCGCCGTGGAGGACAAGCTGTCCCAGATCAACACGCTGCAGCAGATGTCCAACATTGCTTCCTACGGATTCCTTAAGGCTCGCCTAGAATCCCACGATCTGCACATCCACGCCCTGTGGTTCGATATTTACACCGGTGACATCTATTACTTTAGTCGCGGGGCCAAACGTTTTATGCCCGTCGATGAGGACACCGTAGACCGATTGTCCGAGGAGGTCAGGAGATTCTATTCGTAG
- the LOC128252855 gene encoding nuclear factor related to kappa-B-binding protein has product MRMSNININTVPRPNPNANGNPDSARNPHPNPNRSVDSEEEEEEGDGRMSSQSGSSTASSQGSSSSSDSESSSGGSPDEEDPDGEDEDMSDQDAASGSETEDDTTTCRSDELELAQLNGKQIFRLPRGLCENSAIFHEFFSLDTWQLLPHHLQARLQPLLPDFSGLVSGQAQASAEQQRTLVQLFNGGLQRFGQSPLLQLQRQLEMGNLRPDVLQLRRSIQHSGRREFRFQQAERLSQLAKELFLSREQLLQHAYSSAPPAEGTFGKYLPKPRPRKRKPPALSMENRFCTQRAKKRYAQELLELMGELDAKPGDISAEEDEEDEECAQLMDRLAKAPREFKLEEPKAPEPVGPGRPSNAADKKCIYNTFFKRRPGVDDDQVLRSMQTERIPQLNDMNFRKYLRDYKRRKLEQPESPEFDTSEVRLRDICTRAQFVGSFKPGRKPKALMARLNPDPPALVPIGGAAVKSELADEEPMLMDEPQQLYGRRAPEDQPEEHLPAKDQPLHMPKKVIPAPVVLPHPVPKLEPLNGPIASSKASPTLTTNSSSKPAAAAPAAAGHITGSPTRELLIRPPASPRPASFFSLLRDLFVSTPQHRLTYGELQILLATWRETNSDASIPTGEWPRFVPDWSRLLQSAISFISGDSGSVPADYVPYIEHKTQLGIYQWIGAGRDSDARLLSLCQCWLRTQREEQSQLSPLMNSNAHLNALVDASPTPPPRCPTTWTVRSASQSEILEFQRQERIRFEYPHRPFTYRLNGYESVVGPVKGIYTQSLPLNKARGHAVMVDDRPPFVTILTLVRDATARLPNGEGTRSEISELLKCSQYVSSQAADNVLQTIVSGALDRMHGGQDPCVKYDARRKIWIYLHRNRSEAEFEKMHRHNQSLVKQKQQQRKQLNRPKIPDGIESSGMAVEHQQEQPPALVPAVVSPTPAAVQPPGGALLQVKKPLTVKCPPVPPLKYHLPPGTASTGTVVTASSSNLNPNQIQLQQVQKSLLKPVSMSNPAPSPVQRQLVTPKPGNFAISKISPTRNTTPILVSTPSGLQTVHVATNPTQAAGAAAQAVTKKLTIKKPAPSNKIGNFIIPLEQQQQHVQQQHVQQQQQQQGQHVKVQPIAGKPKALTITPRPQMPKNIIRLLPAGGSTITANPATSPKPASVQILGPRVVPQSQTVRPVQQKIGAVSIVASKPVTSISVTETSTPVTITASSPVTGGGTIVKMSPQAFASLQQQQQQLKQKVNSTSPALNSPQQRIIVGNTAISSNKKIVFQSLAKAAPKILTTSPSGAAAKATTNLSPQQQRIVLQNFKQPVMATNQAGTLTALGGNATRVIRATPATAVATGGVVGVGNSPQAGGQIITLDSLLQKQSAGGKLITNSGNNIFQLATSSSGNVITLNPNQTAKQLPTVARVVNATSTTTAAGGTSTTMVPKIIGKTTVLPGKPLLLHAKTLKQLGGSSVATTTTTTAVTGGGGGGAVVTGSGVVNSAVRTTQNIVIGGQTVKLQGAISARGTGAPVQTVIMGNQLLRLATSSSNSGTTTSGGLTSAPKTLLIGAGGTQTLRLAKNVLVANKQIGSTANSSIVSTTATASPAATATATAGNNLVFAVQGNGGQLFFSPGLQGMNLKPLSSLKVIPMATAAAAGASSAAGGKISVTTVAGEAGGGKALTTKLIPATVIKTATGSGN; this is encoded by the exons ATGAGGATGAgcaacataaacataaacacagTGCCCAGGCCGAACCCAAATGCCAATGGGAATCCAGATTCAGCTCGCAATCCGCACCCGAATCCGAATCGTAGTGTGGAttccgaggaggaggaagaggaggGCGATGGCCGGATGAGCTCGCAAAGTGGGAGCAGCACGGCCAGCAGCCAAGGGAGCAGCAGTTCCTCGGACTCCGAATCATCCAGCGGTGGTTCGCCGGACGAGGAGGACCCCGATGGCGAGGACGAGGACATGTCCGACCAGGATGCGGCCAGTGGCTCGGAGACGGAGGACGACACCACCACCTGTCGCTCGGACGAACTGGAGCTGGCGCAGTTAAATGGAAAGCAAATCTTCCGGTTGCCGCGGGGCCTGTGCGAGAATTCGGCCATCTTCCATGAGTTCTTCTCGCTGGACACCTGGCAGCTGTTGCCCCATCATCTGCAGGCCCGTCTACAGCCCCTGCTGCCAGACTTCTCTGGTCTGGTCTCGGGACAGGCTCAGGCGAGCGCCGAGCAGCAGCGCACCCTGGTGCAGCTCTTCAATGGTGGTCTCCAGCGCTTTGGCCAGTCGCCGCTGCTCCAACTCCAACGGCAGCTGGAGATGGGCAACCTGCGACCGGATGTCCTGCAGCTCCGTCGCAGTATACAGCACTCGGGCAGAAGGGAGTTCCGTTTCCAGCAGGCCGAACGCCTCAGCCAGCTGGCCAAGGAGCTCTTTCTGTCCAGGGAACAACTCCTGCAGCACGCCTACTCCTCTGCCCCGCCCGCCGAGGGCACCTTTGGCAAATACCTGCCCAAGCCACGGCCCCGCAAAAGGAAGCCACCCGCCCTCTCCATGGAGAATCGATTTTGCACGCAACGAGCCAAGAAACGCTACGCACAGGAGTTGCTCGAGCTCATGGGCGAACTGGATGCCAAGCCCGGGGACATCAGTGCCGAGGAGGACGAAGAGGACGAGGAGTGCGCCCAGTTGATGGACCGCCTGGCCAAGGCACCGCGGGAATTCAAGCTGGAGGAGCCAAAGGCTCCGGAGCCGGTTGGTCCTGGCCGACCATCGAATGCGGCGGACAAGAAATGCATTTACAATACCTTCTTCAAGCGGCGACCGGGCGTGGACGATGACCAGGTGCTGCGCTCCATGCAGACGGAGCGGATACCCCAGCTCAACGACATGAACTTCCGAAAGTATTTGAGGGACTACAAGCGACGGAAATTGGAACAACCT GAAAGTCCCGAGTTCGACACTTCGGAGGTGCGTCTGCGCGACATCTGCACTCGTGCCCAGTTTGTTGGAAGCTTTAAGCCAGGTCGGAAACCCAAAGCGCTCATGGCCCGCCTCAATCCCGATCCACCTGCCCTTGTGCCCATCGGAGGGGCGGCTGTGAAGAGCGAGCTTGCGGATGAGGAGCCCATGCTGATGGACGAGCCGCAGCAGCTGTACGGCCGCCGGGCGCCGGAGGATCAGCCGGAGGAGCATCTGCCAGCCAAGGATCAGCCACTGCATATGCCAAAGAAAGTAATTCCCGCACCAGTTGTTCTTCCCCATCCGGTACCCAAGTTGGAGCCTTTGAACGGACCCATAGCCAGTTCAAAGGCGAGTCCCACACTAACGACCAATTCATCGAGCAAacccgctgctgctgctcctgcagcCGCTGGCCATATCACCGGCAGTCCCACCCGCGAACTGCTGATTCGTCCGCCAGCCTCACCTCGCCCTGCCTCCTTCTTCTCGCTGTTGAGGGATCTGTTTGTGTCCACGCCGCAGCACCGGCTCACATACGGAGAACTGCAAATCCTGCTGGCCACCTGGCGGGAAACCAACTCGGATGCCTCGATACCCACCGGGGAGTGGCCCAGATTCGTGCCGGATTGGTCCAGGTTGCTTCAATCGGCTATTAGCTTCATATCGGGTGATTCTGGATCCGTTCCAGCGGACTATGTTCCCTATATTGAGCACAAAACTCAGTTGGGAATCTACCAATGGATAGGCGCTGGCCGGGATTCCGATGCGCGACTCCTCAGCCTGTGTCAATGTTGGCTGCGAACCCAAAGGGAGGAGCAGTCGCAACTTAGTCCTCTCATGAACTCGAATGCTCATCTGAACGCTTTGGTGGATGCTTCGCCCACTCCTCCGCCCAGATGTCCCACAACCTGGACCGTGCGCTCAGCCAGCCAGTCGGAGATCCTGGAGTTCCAGCGGCAGGAGCGGATACGCTTCGAGTACCCGCATCGACCGTTCACCTATCGCCTCAATGGGTACGAGAGTGTGGTGGGTCCAGTCAAAGGGATCTATACCCAAAGTCTGCCACTGAACAAAGCCAGGGGTCATGCCGTCATGGTGGACGACCGACCGCCGTTCGTGACCATCCTCACGCTGGTGCGAGATGCCACCGCCCGACTGCCCAATGGCGAGGGAACCCGCTCGGAGATCTCGGAGCTGCTCAAGTGCTCCCAATACGTCAGCTCACAGGCCGCGGATAATGTGCTGCAGACCATCGTGAGTGGAGCTTTGGATCGGATGCACGGTGGCCAGGATCCTTGCGTGAAGTACGATGCCAGGCGCAAGATCTGGATATACTTGCATCGCAATCGCAGCGAGGCGGAATTCGAGAAGATGCATCGACATAACCAATCGTTGGtgaagcagaagcagcagcagaggaAGCAGCTAAACAGGCCAAAGATCCCTGATGGCATTGAAAGCTCCGGAATGGCAGTGGAGCACCAACAGGAGCAACCACCCGCCCTGGTGCCCGCAGTGGTTTCGCCTACTCCCGCTGCGGTGCAACCGCCAGGGGGTGCTTTGCTGCAAGTGAAAAAACCACTCACGGTTAAATGTCCGCCAGTGCCGCCGCTAAAGTATCATTTACCGCCTGGAACGGCCAGCACGGGAACAGTGGTGACAGCCTCCTCCTCCAATCTTAATCCGAATCAAATCCAACTACAGCAGGTACAGAAATCTCTGCTCAAACCTGTGAGCATGTCCAATCCAGCTCCATCGCCCGTGCAACGACAGTTGGTCACTCCGAAACCTGGCAACTTTGCGATCTCCAAGATCAGTCCAACGCGCAATACTACGCCCATACTGGTGTCCACTCCCAGCGGCCTGCAAACCGTGCATGTAGCCACGAATCCGACTCAAGCAGCAGGAGCCGCTGCGCAAGCAGTGACCAAGAAGCTGACCATCAAGAAGCCTGCTCCCAGCAACAAGATAGGGAACTTTATCATTCCCCtggagcaacagcagcagcatgtgcagcaacagcatgtgcagcagcagcagcagcaacagggtCAGCATGTGAAGGTGCAACCAATAGCTGGAAAACCTAAAGCACTCACCATCACCCCGCGTCCTCAGATGCCGAAGAACATTATCCGACTGCTGCCTGCTGGCGGATCCACAATAACCGCCAATCCGGCAACGAGTCCCAAGCCTGCCTCTGTACAAATCCTTGGACCCCGCGTTGTGCCGCAATCCCAGACCGTGCGACCGGTTCAGCAGAAGATCGGTGCTGTGTCGATTGTGGCCAGCAAACCGGTGACTAGTATTTCCGTCACGGAAACTTCAACTCCCGTGACCATCACCGCCAGTTCGCCTGTTACCGGGGGCGGAACCATCGTGAAGATGTCGCCGCAGGCATTCGCCAgtctccagcagcagcagcaacagttgaaACAGAAGGTGAACAGTACTAGTCCTGCCCTGAACTCACCGCAGCAAAGGATTATTGTCG GCAACACGGCCATTTCCTCGAACAAGAAGATCGTATTCCAGTCGCTGGCGAAAGCAGCTCCAAAAATACTCACCACATCGCCGAGCGGCGCGGCGGCCAAGGCAACCACGAATTTGTCGCCGCAGCAGCAGAGGATCGTGCTGCAGAACTTCAAGCAACCGGTGATGGCCACCAACCAGGCCGGAACACTAACCGCTCTGGGAGGAAATGCAACGCGTGTGATTCGAGCAACTCCAGCGACAGCTGTGGCAACTGGCGGCGTAGTGGGAGTGGGGAACTCCCCCCAAGCCGGTGGTCAAATCATCACTCTGGATAGTCTACTCCAAAAGCAGTCGGCTGGAGGAAAACTTATCACCAACTCTGGCAACAATATCTTCCAGTTGGCTACATCGTCGTCGGGGAATGTGATTACCCTCAATCCCAACCAGACGGCCAAGCAGTTGCCCACCGTGGCACGTGTTGTGAATGCGACCAGCACGACAACTGCAGCTGGTGGCACGTCGACGACCATGGTTCCAAAGATCATTGGCAAGACGACGGTGCTGCCGGGAAAACCACTGCTTCTGCACGCTAAGACCTTGAAACAGCTGGGCGGCAGCAGTGTGGCCACCACAACGACTACCACGGCGGTgacaggaggaggaggaggaggagcagtgGTCACCGGCTCTGGAGTTGTGAACTCGGCCGTGCGAACGACTCAGAACATTGTGATTGGCGGTCAGACTGTAAAGCTGCAGGGAGCG ATTTCCGCGCGGGGTACAGGCGCACCTGTACAGACCGTCATTATGGGCAACCAGCTCCTCCGGCTGGCCACCAGCAGTAGCAACAGTGGGACCACCACCTCTGGCGGATTGACGTCGGCGCCCAAGACGCTGTTAATCGGTGCGGGAGGCACCCAAACACTGCGCCTGGCCAAAAACGTGCTGGTGGCCAACAAGCAGATCGGCAGTACCGCCAACAGTAGCATCGTGAGCACCACAGCGACAGCATCTCCAGCGGCTACTGCGACGGCGACGGCTGGGAACAATCTCGTGTTCGCCGTGCAAGGCAACGGCGGGCAGCTCTTCTTCTCGCCGGGATTGCAGGGCATGAACCTGAAGCCGCTGTCCAGCCTAAAAGTGATACCCATGGCCACGGCGGCGGCAGCTGGTGCATCATCGGCGGCAGGCGGAAAAATCTCCGTGACGACGGTGGCCGGCGAGGCAGGCGGAGGCAAGGCGCTGACCACCAAACTGATCCCCGCCACGGTTATCAAGACGGCCACCGGCAGCGGCAACTAG
- the LOC128252864 gene encoding luciferin 4-monooxygenase-like — MTYTPKTNYDDVEKIWRSEKEKSQFGEDLSIGEIIFQEMVRHPKSVAQISVSEKTILLREDLLNNAIRIATYMRQLGLTQWDIVGVLARNTTHISAVAYACFFNGIALHSLNSTYLPEIIEKLFQNTKPRLIFCDGDEYEKVRAATTKLDVKIVTMRNHPEDAFSIQEILKTPAEVGFKPTSLERGSSHPLAIISTSGTTGTPKAVIVTNCRTILSTLTKLTTSDVQYSASTLDWISCLWTLVSSGVYSTKRIVSDEPFDPKEALRIIEDYQVTWVIQTPAQAAAIVSCPAFETANLDSIRYNYFGGGRCTMEVQKRLRRKLAGDYLNFAYGTSELGSLACVNRHFDAKPNSVGRPSAGYKLKIMDDKGGKLGPNEEGEVCVDKGSFWPGYYGNPEATEEVYKDNWFHTGDLGYVDDDGFVYIVERKKDLLKYQSNKYYPHELEELISQIPGVVEVCVFGIWNVENGDEAAANIVRKPNVLISEQDVEDYVARHAVTEFLRLHAGCLIVDDLKRSPNGKTNRAANKKHFLQAKGIQINT; from the exons ATGACATATACGCCCAAAACTAACTACGATGACGTGGAAAAGATTTGGAGAAGTGAAAAGGAGAAATCCCAGTTTGGCGAGGATCTGTCCATTGGCGAAATTATATTTCAGGAAATGGTCCGCCATCCCAAAAGTGTAGCGCAG ATTTCAGTCTCGGAGAAAACGATTCTTTTGCGGGAGGATCTGTTGAACAATGCTATTCGCATCGCAACTTATATGCGCCAATTGGGTTTGACTCAGTGGGACATCGTGGGCGTTCTTGCCCGGAATACCACCCATATATCGGCTGTTGCCTACGCATGTTTCTTCAATGGAATCGCTCTACACTCGCTAAACTCCACCTATTTACCCGAAATTATTGAGAAGCTGTTCCAGAACACCAAGCCACGTTTAATATTCTGCGATGGTGATGAGTACGAAAAAGTGCGTGCGGCCACCACAAAGTTAGATGTGAAGATAGTGACAATGCGTAATCATCCAGAAGATGCTTTCAGCATCcaggaaattttaaaaacgcCAGCCGAAGTAGGTTTCAAGCCTACATCCTTAGAAAGGGGATCTTCGCATCCATTGGCCATCATCAGCACCTCCGGCACAACCGGCACTCCCAAAGCAGTAATTGTGACCAATTGCCGAACTATTCTGAGCACCCTAAC TAAACTAACCACCTCGGATGTTCAGTACTCAGCCAGTACTCTGGACTGGATTTCGTGTCTGTGGACGTTGGTTTCCTCGGGAGTCTATAGCACAAAGCGAATTGTATCTGACGAACCTTTTGATCCGAAGGAAGCTCTACGCATTATCGAGGACTACCAGGTCACTTGGGTTATCCAGACTCCAGCCCAAGCAGCAGCTATTGTCAGCTGCCCAGCCTTTGAGACAGCCAACCTGGATAGCATTCGATATAATTATTTCGGAGGTGGGCGATGTACCATGGAAGTTCAGAAAAGACTTCGTCGAAAATTGGCCGGAGATTACCTAAACTTTGCCTATGGCACTTCGGAATTGGGATCGCTTGCCTGCGTCAACAGGCACTTCGATGCGAAGCCCAATTCGGTGGGTCGTCCGAGTGCTGGCTACAAACTAAAGATTATGGACGACAAAGGTGGTAAACTAGGACCCAACGAGGAGGGCGAGGTGTGCGTTGACAAAGGAAGCTTTTGGCCCGGATACTATGGAAATCCGGAGGCTACGGAAGAAGTCTACAAGGACAACTGGTTCCACACTGGCGACCTCGGATACGTGGACGACGATGGCTTTGTGTACATCGTAGAGCGAAAGAAGGACTTGCTGAAGTACCAGAGCAACAAGTACTACCCACACGAGTTGGAGGAACTGATCTCCCAAATACCCGGCGTGGTTGAGGTCTGTGTCTTTGGCATTTGGAACGTGGAAAACGGTGACGAGGCAGCGGCAAATATCGTCAGGAAGCCAAATGTACTGATTAGCGAACAGGATGTGGAGGACTATGTGGCTCGGCATGCAGTTACCGAGTTTTTAAGGCTGCATGCCGGCTGCTTAATTGTTGACGACCTGAAAAGAAGTccaaatggaaaaacaaacCGTGCTGCCAACAAGAAACATTTTCTTCAAGCAAAGGGTATTCAGATAAATACGTAG
- the LOC128252867 gene encoding ras-related GTP-binding protein A, producing MKKKVLLMGKSGSGKTSMRSIIFANYIARDTTRLGATIDVEHSHVRFLGNLVLNLWDCGGQEGFMKQYFAQQRDNIFRNVEVLIYVFDVESQEIERDIHYYQSCLEALLQNSPEAKIFCLVHKMDLVPEEHRENVFTERMEDLIKLSKPGNVTCFRTSIWDETLYKAWSSIVTMLIPNVAALENSVTHFANVIEADEVLLFEKATFLVISHCQSKKNRDSHRFEKVSNIIKQFKLSCSKLGAKFQSMEVRNSAFAAFIDTFTSNTYVMVVMSDPTLPSEATLVNIRNARKYFEELENPSNSAMNHHGHKYH from the exons ATGAAGAAAAAG GTGTTGCTAATGGGGAAGAGCGGATCGGGGAAGACCAGCATGCGCTCCATTATCTTCGCCAACTATATCGCCCGTGATACGACACGCCTTGGAGCAACAA TTGATGTGGAGCACTCGCATGTGCGTTTTCTGGGCAACCTGGTGCTCAATCTCTGGGACTGCGGTGGTCAGGAGGGCTTCATGAAGCAGTACTTTGCCCAGCAGCGGGACAACATTTTCCGGAATGTGGAGGTGCTCATCTATGTGTTCGATGTGGAGAGCCAGGAGATCGAGCGCGACATTCACTACTACCAGAGCTGCCTGGAGGCCCTGCTCCAGAACTCGCCGGAGGCCAAGATCTTCTGTTTGGTGCACAAAATGGATCTGGTGCCGGAGGAGCATCGCGAGAACGTCTTCACGGAGCGCATGGAGGATCTCATCAAGTTGTCGAAGCCGGGGAATGTCACCTGTTTCCGCACCAGCATTTGGGATGAAACTCTATACAA AGCCTGGTCTTCCATTGTCACCATGCTGATACCGAATGTGGCCGCTCTAGAGAACTCGGTGACGCACTTCGCTAATGTGATCGAGGCCGATGAGGTGCTGCTGTTCGAAAAGGCAACCTTCCTGGTGATCTCCCATTGCCAGAGCAAGAAGAACCGCGATTCGCATCGCTTCGAAAAGGTGTCCAACATCATTAAGCAGTTCAAGCTTAGCTGCTCTAAGTTGGGAGCCAAGTTCCAGTCGATGGAGGTGCGCAATAGCGCCTTCGCCGCTTTCATTGACACCTTCACCAGCAACACATACGTGATGGTGGTCATGTCGGACCCCACTCTGCCCTCGGAGGCCACACTGGTCAACATTAGGAACGCCCGCAAGTacttcgaggagctggagaacCCGAGCAACAGTGCCATGAACCACCACGGCCACAAGTACCATTGA